In one Solanum lycopersicum chromosome 11, SLM_r2.1 genomic region, the following are encoded:
- the LOC101263275 gene encoding transcription factor bHLH81, giving the protein MDHSRVEQQPITSGLTRYRSAPSSYFSTLLTTTTPVTGGGCGYARDDFSNLPNSTASSSSTDIEQVFARFVASIGNSNSNSGNFPTNQPIHENPTSNMNVRSDFVVPKQEITPRLVRHRSSDHSLVSNYQNQNQHFISPVKREPETLLQSTDHVSASQLNYQSQPQQIEKLNAVTDKPFVFANSASLTPGSSSGGGGNSNLTRYNSSPAGFFAQINIENEYGAIRGIGRYETGTNAAADTSLSTPKSFKTQVGFSSGKPPASPRLMAPISEFGTKVLEEKSMGNEHKNDEHCITDFPMPSWEDSHILSDDFLKTEDIEIEPFSNEDASHNQSSEGLARPPIPLSHHLSLPTSTMEKLLQDSVHLNVRAKRGCATHPRSIAERVRRTRISDRMRKLQELVPNMDKQTNTADMLDFAVDYIKELEKQVKILAERRAKCTCINK; this is encoded by the exons atggaTCATAGTCGTGTTGAGCAGCAACCAATTACTTCTGGTTTAACTAGGTATCGATCTGCGCCAAGTTCTTATTTCTCTACTCTGTTAACTACTACTACACCTGTTACTGGTGGGGGTTGTGGTTATGCAAGAGATGATTTTTCCAATTTACCAAATTCTACTGCTTCTTCTTCATCTACTGATATAGAGcaagtttttgctagatttgtAGCTAGTATTGGTAACTCCAACTCTAACTCTGGGAATTTTCCTACAAATCAACCAATTCATGAAAACCCCACGAGTAATATGAATGTTAGATCGGATTTTGTTGTACCAAAACAAGAGATTACACCGCGGTTAGTGCGACATAGAAGTAGTGATCACTCTCTTGtttcaaattatcaaaatcaGAATCAACACTTCATTTCACCTGTGAAAAGGGAACCAGAAACTCTGCTACAGAGTACTGATCATGTTTCAGCTTCACAACTGAATTACCAAAGCCAACCTCAACAAATTGAGAAGTTAAATGCAGTTACAGATAAGCCATTTGTATTCGCGAATTCGGCTAGTTTGACACCTGGTAGTAGTAGTGGTGGTGGTGGTAATTCGAATCTTACCCGTTATAATAGTTCGCCTGCTGGATTCTTTGCTCAAATcaatattgaaaatg AATATGGTGCTATACGAGGCATAGGGCGTTACGAAACTGGTACTAATGCTGCTGCAGATACTTCATTGTCGACTCCAAAAAGTTTCAAGACTCAAGTTGGATTCTCATCCGGGAAACCTCCTGCTTCTCCCAGGCTTATGGCTCCAATATCTGAATTTGGAACTAAAGTCTTAGAGGAAAAGAGCATGGGGAATGAACATAAAAACGACGAGCATTGCATTACAGATTTCCCCATGCCTTCTTGGGAAGATTCACACATTTTGTCCGATGATTTCCTTAAAACTGAAGACATTGAGATTGAGCCATTCTCTAATGAAGATGCATCCCATAATCAG AGTAGTGAAGGGCTGGCTCGCCCGCCAATTCCTTTATCTCATCATTTGAGTTTGCCCACAAGTACCATGGAGAAGCTCTTGCAAGATTCAGTTCACTTGAATGTCAGGGCAAAGAGGGGTTGTGCCACTCACCCTCGTAGCATTGCAGAAAGG GTAAGAAGAACACGAATAAGCGACAGAATGAGGAAGCTGCAAGAGCTTGTTCCCAACATGGACAAG CAAACAAACACAGCAGATATGTTGGATTTTGCAGTAGATTACATTAAAGAGCTGGAGAAACAAGTCAAG ATACTAGCAGAAAGGCGCGCCAAATGTACGTgcataaataagtaa
- the LOC138339695 gene encoding uncharacterized protein yields MVRTRATTTPTPTPTPAPAGQGASEPATGAVARGREAARGHGRGRGRTSSRGRGRAPSPSDTRAVTPPSTEEVIREGEDGENEQVQNKGLPPQPAPEMINQVLAYLSGLSDQRQAPPVFSAPTPPVSEVQHAATMAPRMDASLDIGTFPRLITGPIMTNDQHKLFSKFLKLKPTVFKGDKSEDAYDFLVDCHELLHKMGIVERFGVEFVSYQFQGNAKMWWRSHVECQPTEAPPITWASFSSLFMEKYIPRTLRDRKRDKFLSLEQGKMLVNAYEAKFRALSRYATQLCFSPQERIRHFVKGLRSELRISALQVAATAKSFQEVVDFVVEVEGVKPDEFTMASTSKRFRKGGEFNGSYSRGQGSGGYSVRPIQSSLQTVVGGPPQTGQHFSERPMLDSRECYGCGETGHIRRNCPKQSYRPPMARGKGGHGRGRYSGGRGGRGNGGHQSGRGDGQTGATKSQHGRGNGQTNERAHCYAFPGRSEAETSNAVITGNLLICDFMASVLFDPGSTFSYVSSSFANGLNLLCELLDMPIRVSTPVGESVVVEKVYRSCLVNFVGSNTYVDLVILEMDDFDVILGMTWLSPQFAILDCNAKTVTLAKPGTDPLVWEGDYTSNPVRIISFLRAKKMVIKGCLAFLAHLKDDTTQVPSIESVSVVREFLDVFPADLPGMPPDRDIDFCIDLELGTRPISIPPYRMAPAELRELKAQLQELLNKGFIRPSASPWGAPVLFVKKKDGSFRMCIDYRQLNKVTIKNKYPLPCIDDLFDQLQGACVFSKIDLRSGYHQLKIRATDVPKTAFRTRYGHYEFVVMSFGLTNAPAAFMSLMNGIFKPYLDLFVIVFIDDILI; encoded by the coding sequence atggttagaactagagcaacgactacgccaacaccaacaccaacaccagcaccagcgggacagggtgcgtctgagccagccactggggctgtagctcgaggaagagaaGCGGCAAGAGgacatggtagaggtcgtgggaggacgtcctctaggggaagaggacgagcacctagcccatctgatactagggcagtgactcctccatcgactgaggaagtaataagagaaggggaggatggggaaaatgaacaagtgcagaataagggattgccaccccaacctgccccagagatgatcaatcaggttctcgcttatcttagtgggttgtctgatcaacgtcaggcacctccagtgttttctgcaccaacacctccggtttcagaggtacaacatgcagccactatggctcctcgtatggatgcttcattggacataggcacgtttccacgtctgattactgggcctataatgacaaatgatcagcataaacttttcagtaagttcttgaaattgaaacctacagtcttcaagggtgataaatctgaggatgcttacgattttctggttgactgtcatgagctactacacaagatgggtatagtagaacggtttggtgttgagttcgtgagttatcagtttcaagggaacgccaaaatgtggtggcggtcacatgttgagtgtcaaccaacggaggcaccacctattacttgggcctcattctctagcttgtttatggagaagtatatccctcggactttgagggataggaaaagggataagttcttgagcctagagcaaggtaagatgttggtcaatgcatatgaggctaagtttcgtgcactatccagatatgccacccaactttgtttcagtccacaagagcggattcgtcattttgtgaaggggttgaggtcagagttgcggatttcagccttacaggtagcggctacggcaaaatccttccaagaagtggtagatttcgtggtagaggtggaaggagtgaagccagatgaattcaccatggcatcgacatcaaagaggtttcgaaagggaggtgagtttaatggttcttactctagaggacagggttccggaggttactcagttcgacccattcagtcttcactacagactgtagttgggggtccacctcagactggtcaacacttctctgagagacctatgcttgactctagagagtgttatggatgtggggagactggacatattaggagaaattgtccaaaacagagttatagacccccaatggctagaggtaaaggcggtcatggtagaggccgttattctggaggacgtggtggtcgaggtaatggtggtcaccaaagcggccgaggtgatgggcaaactggagccactaaatcacaacatggtaggggcaacggacaaacaaacgaaagggcccattgttatgctttccctgggagatcggaggcggagacatctaatgctgtcatcacaggtaatcttctgatttgtgatttcatggcttctgtattgtttgatcctggatccacattttcttatgtatcttcctcatttgctaatggtctaaatttactttgtgaattacttgatatgcctattcgtgtttctactccggtgggtgagtctgtggtagttgaaaaggtatataggtcttgtttggtgaactttgtggggagcaacacttatgtagatttggttatcttagaaatggatgattttgatgtaattctgggtatgacttggctttctccgcaatttgcgatcttggattgtaatgctaaaacggtgacgttagccaagcctgggacagatccgttagtgtgggagggtgactacacttccaatccggtgcgtatcatctcctttcttcgtgctaagaaaatggttattaaagggtgtttagctttcttggcacatctcaaggatgacactacccaagtaccttcgattgagtcggtttcagtggtccgtgagtttctggatgtgttccctgcagatcttcctggtatgccaccggatagggatattgacttctgtattgatcttgaactgggtactcgccccatttctatacccccttatagaatggctcccgcggagttaagagagttaaaggcacaacttcaagagttattgaacaaaggcttcattagaccaagtgcatctccttggggtgctccggttttgtttgtaaagaagaaggatgggagttttcggatgtgcatagactaccggcaattgaacaaggtaactattaagaacaagtatcctcttccttgcattgatgacttgttcgatcagttacaaggtgcttgtgtcttctctaagattgacttgagatccggttatcatcaattgaaaatacgggcaacggatgtgccaaagactgcttttcgaactaggtatgggcattatgaatttgtggtaatgtcttttggtcttacgaatgcccctgctgcgttcatgagtttgatgaacgggattttcaagccatatctggatctctttgtgatcgtatttattgatgatatattgatataa